CCCACTCTCCTTCCTTGAAAAAGAACGCTGCCGCAGCTCGGGCCGCACCCTGCACTTCACTGGGCGGCCGGTTCTTCCTCCAGCAGGGTCTCCCCCGGGCCGAGGGGAGCAGGCCGGCCATCAAGCGCCGCCGCCACGGCCTGGTAAACCCGGCCGCCGGGGTGGCCCGGGGCGATCTCCCAGATGGCGGCGCCCCGGGCGGCAGCCTCAGCGAACCGGATGCTGCGCACCACCGGCCACTCGAAGATACGGTAGCGCCCGGCGAACGCCTGCCGGATTTGATCCAGCGCCTCCCGGGCGTGGCGGGTGCGGCCGTCATAAAGGGTGGGTAAAATGGCCGCCACCTTCAGCTGGCTGTTGGCCTGAACGCGGATCCTGGCGAGCGCCCGCACCACCAGGGAGAGCACCCGCACCGCCAGGTACTCGCACGCGACCGGAACGACGGCCTCGTCGGCCGCCACCAGGGCGTTTTGCGTCAGGATGCCCAGGGACGGCTGGGTGTCGATGAGGATGTAATCGTACTCGTCCCGCACCGGGCCGAGCAGGCGCGAAAGCCGCCGCTCCGGGGCCATCTGGCCTACGAGCTCCAGTTCGGCCAGGGTCAGCTCCAGCCCGGAGGGCACCAGGTGCGGCCCGTGGCGGTCGGGAACGATCAGGTTCCGCACGGGCTCCCGGGTCAGGAGTCCGTGGTAGACGGTCCTGGACTGCGCTTCGGGCGCCAGCCCGGACCACGCCGAGAGCGCGGCCTGCGGGTCGAGGTCGACCCAGAGCACCCGGCGACCCAGCGCGGCCAGCTGCACGCCCAGGTGGTAGACGGAGGTGGTCTTCGCCACCCCGCCCTTCTGATTGACCACCGCGATGATGCGGCCCATCGGCGTTCAACGCGCCTCGATTCCGGACGGAGCCTGCCCCCTCTTTCTCGCCCGCTCAGGCGTCCCCTTTTGTTCTGCTTGCTCCATGTCCAAGGTCCTGAAGGTCCGTGGCATTCGTCCCGTTGACACGTTGAAAACCCGGCCGGTAGACTGAAGGCGAAATCCGGGAAGGAACGATGCGCGATGCCCATGCAGCCGACGGATGTCGCCGCCGTTCTGGCGGA
The Bacillota bacterium genome window above contains:
- a CDS encoding ParA family protein — its product is MGRIIAVVNQKGGVAKTTSVYHLGVQLAALGRRVLWVDLDPQAALSAWSGLAPEAQSRTVYHGLLTREPVRNLIVPDRHGPHLVPSGLELTLAELELVGQMAPERRLSRLLGPVRDEYDYILIDTQPSLGILTQNALVAADEAVVPVACEYLAVRVLSLVVRALARIRVQANSQLKVAAILPTLYDGRTRHAREALDQIRQAFAGRYRIFEWPVVRSIRFAEAAARGAAIWEIAPGHPGGRVYQAVAAALDGRPAPLGPGETLLEEEPAAQ